CCTACCGGTGTTTGACGGCGACGGCGACGGCGAGCTAGGCCCTGAAGGCGGGGTCCCATCTCGCCGTGCCTGACTTCAGTGCCGGGCTGTGAGGCCTCAGTAGGTGAAGGAGATTCCGCGGAGTCGGGTGGGGGTGAGGTCGGTGTAGCGAACGATGTCGTTCATCACCGCCTCGCTCTCCGGCGAACTGAACGCTGCGCGGGCGGCCTCTTCGTCGCGGAACTGGTTCACCGCCACGACCACGATGTTCCCCTCACCCTTGGGATATGCGGCGGTGCTGGACTCCAGTCCGTACCGCTCCCAGGACTTGCGCACCAGCGGCAGGTGTTCGGACTCGAAGTACTCATGATCGAACCGGAAGTCCTCTCCACTCGACCTGTAGATCACGAAGACGGTTTCCATGGGTTTCCTCTTCCACCATTTTCCAGTGCACGGCCGACGCATCCCGGCGCGGCCGGAGGGGGACTACGCGGGCAGGCGGCCCACGAAGTCGAGCAGCAGAGCGCAGAAGGATTCGGGCTGTTCCAGCGGAGCGAGGTGCCCGGCATCCGGAAGGACGACGACCTCGCCGGCCCCGAGCTCGTCACTCAGGCCCTCTCCGCCTTCGAAGAAGTCAGGCATGTCGAGTTCACCGACGCCGACCAGCGCGGGAACGGTCAGGCCGCGCAGGACACCCGTGCCCGTGCCCAGCGGGTCCGCCGCCGGCTTCGGTTCGCCGTACGCGATGCGCGCGGCCAGTTGATTGCGCATCATGACGGCGGCGTGCTCGCGTATGTCGTCCGGTGCCTTCGGCGACGTCCATGCCTCGACACCTGCCTGTACGGCGGCTTCGATGTCGCCCTCCTCCAGCGCGGCCCGCTCCCTGTCCCACGCGACCCGCAGGCGGGAGGACGGCGGCAGGTCGTGCGGCCGGTAGCCGATGGACACCAAGCCCTTCACACGCCGGGGTTCTGTGACGGCGGTCTGGAGCGCCACCAGAGCACCGAGCGAGTTCCCGGCGAGGGTGAAACGGTCGACACCGAGGTGGTCGAGTGTGTCCAGCACATCGGCCCAGGGAGTCACCCCGTCCCGGCTGGCCGTGGCGGCATCGCCGTGGCCGGGCAGATCCAAGGCGACGGCCCGGACGCCGGCTTCGGCGAGCAGGGGAAGGTGTGCCCGCCACATCGTGCGGTCGACAGGCCTGGCGTGCAGCAGCACGACCGTCTCGCCTTGGCCTGTTTCATCAAACGGAAGAATCACGTCGAAGAGCTTTCTCCGAGGGTGAAGGGCAATTACTCCGGGAATCCGGGTCTGCGCGGCACCCGTGCGTACATTCGGTCGACCCGGCTCACGTCCGGAGCCGGACTGCTGCGGCACAGTCGGCCGCCGGACGTTCCTCGGGATGCGGAAGAACGGCCGTATCACTTGGTGGCTGACGGGACTTGGAGGCAGGAGGCACCACGGCCTCGCCTCCCGCACACCACGCTAAAGGCTGGTGAGTGCGAGGGCGTGGGTGCACTGCACCCACCTACCGCCTCGCTCAGACATACCGGTTACGCCCTATGACCCAGCCCCCGCCCATCATGGCCGCCCACACCACCAGCAGCACGATCAGCGGCATGGTCCAGTCCCGAATTTCGGCTTCAGCGGGAAGGCGACGCCCGTGAACACCACTAGATTCCGAAGTGCACTTCGATGTCAGCGAGGCGGCGAGGTGCCGGCAAGCGCGGCCCGCATGTTGACCGCGGCGAGCATGACACCGATGAGTAGCAGCGCCGGATGCGTCCGCCGACTCCTTTCGTGTCTCGCCGTACGCGGCGCGCAGGTCTGCGGAAGGCTTCCGGTGCCCAGCCCACGGCGCCGTCGGCGAACGGGCCGGCGGACGTGGGTGCGGCCCCGGAGCGGGGCCTGTGCGAGGACACCGGGAAGCCCTTCTGCAAGCGTGGTGCTGCGGCGAGATGCCGTCACACGGGGTTCCGCGCCTGCTGCTGCGAACCGGCCTCAGGACGATCGCGGAAGGTCTGGGCTATGCGGCCGCGTCCAGTTCCGCCAGCTCCGTCTCGGTCAGGCTCAGTTGGGACGATGCCAGGTTCTCCTCCAGGTGGGCGACCTTGGAGGTGCCGGGAATGGGGAGCATG
Above is a window of Streptomyces sp. SAI-135 DNA encoding:
- a CDS encoding alpha/beta hydrolase gives rise to the protein MILPFDETGQGETVVLLHARPVDRTMWRAHLPLLAEAGVRAVALDLPGHGDAATASRDGVTPWADVLDTLDHLGVDRFTLAGNSLGALVALQTAVTEPRRVKGLVSIGYRPHDLPPSSRLRVAWDRERAALEEGDIEAAVQAGVEAWTSPKAPDDIREHAAVMMRNQLAARIAYGEPKPAADPLGTGTGVLRGLTVPALVGVGELDMPDFFEGGEGLSDELGAGEVVVLPDAGHLAPLEQPESFCALLLDFVGRLPA
- a CDS encoding EthD family reductase, which encodes METVFVIYRSSGEDFRFDHEYFESEHLPLVRKSWERYGLESSTAAYPKGEGNIVVVAVNQFRDEEAARAAFSSPESEAVMNDIVRYTDLTPTRLRGISFTY